In one window of Azoarcus olearius DNA:
- a CDS encoding FAD-binding oxidoreductase, which translates to MTQQAPANAALPEALDTELQTKFGSRYTTSGGVRAHHGHDESHFPDAPPQAVLFPHTTEEVAEVVMRCAQYGVPLIPYGAGTSLEGHVLAIRGGICLDFSEMNKVLAIRAEDMDVVVQPGVTRKQLNAALHGSGLFFPIDPGADASLGGMAATRASGTNAVRYGTMRDNVLGLTAVMADGSIVRTGGRARKSSAGYDLTRLLIGSEGTLGIITELTVRLHPLPEAVSSAVCAFPDVDSAVRTVIATIQLGVPVARIELLDALTVSAVNRYSKTTLREAPMLFFEFHGSPTGVEEQAGIVQTLAHDHGGLDFEWASRPEERSRLWAARHDVYFASLNLRPGSRGITSDVCVPISRLAECVAGTRDDIAASGFIAPIVGHVGDGNFHTIILVDPDDPAEIEHAEALNHRIVERALALGGTCTGEHGVGMGKQHFLAAEHGENAVRTMRLIKQALDPHNLLNPGKVVPWPAD; encoded by the coding sequence ATGACACAGCAGGCCCCCGCGAACGCCGCGCTCCCCGAGGCGCTGGACACCGAACTCCAGACGAAATTCGGCAGCCGCTACACCACCTCGGGCGGTGTTCGCGCCCACCATGGGCACGACGAGTCGCATTTCCCGGACGCGCCGCCCCAGGCGGTGCTGTTTCCCCACACCACCGAGGAGGTTGCGGAGGTGGTAATGCGGTGCGCGCAGTACGGCGTTCCGCTGATCCCCTACGGCGCCGGGACGTCGCTGGAGGGACACGTCCTCGCGATCCGCGGCGGGATCTGCCTCGACTTCAGCGAAATGAACAAGGTGCTGGCGATTCGCGCCGAGGACATGGACGTGGTCGTACAGCCGGGCGTCACCCGCAAGCAGCTCAATGCCGCGCTTCACGGCAGCGGCCTGTTCTTCCCGATCGACCCCGGCGCCGATGCCAGCCTTGGCGGCATGGCCGCGACGCGGGCGTCGGGAACCAACGCGGTCCGCTACGGCACGATGCGCGATAACGTGCTGGGCCTCACGGCGGTGATGGCGGACGGCAGCATCGTTCGCACCGGAGGACGGGCCCGCAAGTCTTCCGCCGGTTACGACCTCACACGTCTTCTGATCGGCTCGGAAGGCACGCTCGGCATCATCACCGAACTGACGGTACGCCTTCACCCGCTGCCGGAAGCGGTTTCCAGCGCCGTGTGCGCCTTCCCCGACGTGGATAGCGCCGTTCGTACCGTCATCGCTACCATCCAGCTCGGTGTTCCGGTCGCGCGGATCGAACTGCTCGACGCGCTGACGGTGAGCGCGGTCAATCGCTACAGCAAGACCACCCTGCGCGAAGCGCCGATGCTGTTCTTCGAGTTTCACGGCTCGCCTACCGGGGTCGAGGAGCAAGCCGGGATCGTGCAGACGCTGGCGCACGACCACGGCGGACTCGACTTCGAGTGGGCAAGCCGCCCCGAGGAGCGCAGCCGACTGTGGGCGGCCCGCCACGACGTCTATTTCGCCAGCCTCAATCTTCGCCCCGGCAGCCGCGGCATCACTTCGGACGTGTGCGTGCCGATCTCGCGGCTGGCTGAGTGCGTCGCCGGCACGCGCGACGACATCGCGGCCTCCGGCTTCATCGCGCCCATCGTCGGACATGTGGGTGACGGCAACTTCCACACCATCATCCTCGTCGATCCGGACGACCCGGCCGAGATCGAACATGCGGAAGCGCTCAACCACCGCATCGTCGAGCGCGCACTGGCGCTAGGCGGCACCTGCACCGGCGAGCACGGCGTGGGGATGGGCAAGCAGCACTTCCTTGCCGCGGAGCACGGCGAAAACGCGGTTCGCACGATGAGACTGATCAAGCAGGCGCTCGACCCGCACAATTTGTTGAATCCAGGCAAGGTGGTGCCGTGGCCTGCGGATTGA
- a CDS encoding indolepyruvate ferredoxin oxidoreductase family protein, which translates to MAEADPRAYPPAPTSAAAGGAHPAPEAQRPLGNLDDRYTLVSGRVYLSGYQALVRLLMIQSERDAAAGLHTAGFVSGYRGSPLGGLDQTLWKAKQHLAAHDIVFQPGVNEDLAATAVWGSQQVNLSPQARYDGVFAMWYGKGPGVDRCGDVFRHANAAGSARFGGVLVIAGDDHAAKSSTLPHQTDHFFKSMMMPVLAPAGVQEYIDFGVHGYALSRYSGCWVAFKALADTVETSASVDVDPQRVQVAIPTDFPLPPDGLNIRWPDPPLVQEKRLLHFKLYAALAYARANRLNRVVIDSPAPRLGIITSGKSYLDVRQAFDDLGIDDALAAEIGIRLYKVGMVWPLESDGVRQFAEGLDEILVVEEKRQLLEYQLKEELYNWREDVRPRVIGKFDEKGEWARIARGDGTIDHGDWLLPAAGELNPALIARVIAGRIERFFVSERIRARLAFLEAKDHTLAQRVFSIDRVPTFCSGCPHNTSTRVPEGSRAMAGIGCHYMVTWMPDRRTGTFTQMGGEGVPWVGQAPFTHERHIFANLGDGTYFHSGLLAIRQAVAAGVNITYKILFNDAVAMTGGQPVEGGLTVPKIVRQLQAEGVHNIVVVTDGTERGYGAADLPHVPIRHRDELDAIQRELRESGGVTALIYDQTCAAEKRRRRKRGAFPDPARRVFINEAVCEGCGDCGVQSNCMSILPVETEFGRKRAIDQSSCNKDYSCLNGFCPSFITVEGGRPRKGQALETDESRFGELPPPRLPTTETPFGILVTGVGGTGVVTIGALIGMAAHLDGKGVTVLDMTGLAQKGGSVFSHIRIAERPEDLHAVRIAAGEADAVIGGDIIVSASVEALGKMSAERTRAVVNLAETPTSDFARNPDWRFPLDQMKTAIGEATRPGGVDFIDAQSIATRLLGDAIATNLFLLGYAWQKGLVPVRLEALMQAITLNGVALALNRKAFLWGRRAAHDPAAVLALAHPAPPVRLHPPTLDEVVSIRANFLSAYQDAAYADRYRRLVSQVREQEARAVSPASTRLAEAVARNYFKLLAYKDEYEVARLYVDPAFWARVDETFEGDYEVRFHLAPPFLARLDPRTGRIPKKAFGAAMLHVFRWLARLRRVRGTRWDIFGYTAERRAERALITQYEADVAELLASLSEPRLALAVDIAGIPDAIRGFGPIKARNMEEAARRRAALLATWRGAERDLGRSAA; encoded by the coding sequence ATGGCCGAAGCCGATCCCCGGGCGTACCCGCCCGCGCCGACGTCCGCAGCTGCCGGAGGCGCGCATCCCGCTCCTGAGGCGCAGCGGCCGCTCGGCAATCTCGACGACAGATACACGCTGGTGAGTGGGCGGGTATACCTCTCGGGCTACCAGGCGCTGGTCCGCTTGCTGATGATCCAGTCCGAACGCGACGCGGCAGCCGGTCTGCACACCGCGGGCTTCGTTTCCGGCTATCGCGGTTCGCCGCTCGGCGGCCTCGATCAGACGCTGTGGAAGGCAAAGCAGCACCTCGCCGCCCACGACATCGTTTTTCAGCCGGGAGTCAATGAAGACCTCGCCGCCACCGCGGTGTGGGGGTCGCAACAGGTCAATCTGTCGCCGCAGGCGCGGTACGACGGCGTGTTCGCGATGTGGTACGGCAAGGGGCCGGGCGTTGACCGTTGCGGCGACGTGTTCCGCCACGCCAACGCCGCCGGCAGCGCCCGCTTCGGCGGCGTGCTGGTCATCGCAGGCGACGACCACGCCGCTAAGTCATCCACGCTGCCGCACCAGACGGATCACTTCTTCAAGTCGATGATGATGCCGGTGCTGGCCCCGGCAGGCGTGCAGGAGTACATCGATTTCGGCGTGCACGGCTACGCGCTGTCGCGCTACTCGGGTTGCTGGGTGGCCTTCAAGGCGCTGGCCGACACGGTGGAAACCTCCGCTTCGGTCGATGTCGATCCGCAGCGCGTGCAGGTGGCGATCCCAACAGACTTCCCGCTGCCCCCGGACGGTCTCAACATCCGCTGGCCGGATCCGCCGCTGGTGCAGGAAAAGCGCCTGCTGCACTTCAAGCTCTATGCTGCGCTCGCTTACGCGCGCGCCAACCGGCTCAACCGGGTGGTGATCGATTCGCCGGCGCCGCGACTGGGCATCATCACTTCCGGCAAGAGCTATCTCGACGTGCGCCAGGCCTTCGACGACCTCGGCATCGACGACGCCCTGGCCGCCGAGATCGGCATCCGGCTCTACAAGGTCGGCATGGTGTGGCCTCTGGAATCCGACGGGGTGCGTCAGTTCGCCGAAGGCCTCGACGAAATCCTCGTGGTGGAGGAAAAGCGCCAACTGCTCGAATACCAGTTGAAGGAAGAGCTGTACAACTGGCGCGAGGACGTGCGGCCGCGGGTGATCGGCAAGTTCGACGAGAAGGGCGAATGGGCCCGCATCGCACGCGGCGACGGCACCATAGACCACGGTGACTGGCTGCTGCCGGCCGCCGGCGAACTGAACCCGGCGCTGATCGCCCGGGTAATCGCCGGTCGCATCGAACGCTTCTTCGTGTCCGAGCGCATCCGCGCGCGGCTCGCCTTCCTCGAAGCCAAGGACCACACCCTCGCCCAGCGCGTGTTCTCGATCGACCGCGTGCCGACCTTCTGCTCCGGCTGCCCGCACAACACCTCCACCCGCGTGCCGGAAGGCAGCCGCGCAATGGCGGGCATCGGCTGTCACTACATGGTCACCTGGATGCCCGACCGGCGCACCGGCACCTTCACCCAGATGGGCGGCGAGGGCGTGCCGTGGGTGGGGCAGGCGCCCTTTACCCACGAGCGGCACATCTTTGCCAACCTGGGCGACGGCACTTACTTCCACTCCGGATTGCTGGCGATCCGCCAGGCGGTGGCCGCCGGGGTCAATATCACCTACAAGATCCTGTTCAACGACGCCGTGGCGATGACCGGAGGCCAGCCGGTGGAGGGTGGGCTGACCGTACCGAAGATCGTGCGCCAGTTGCAGGCCGAGGGGGTGCATAACATCGTCGTCGTCACCGACGGCACCGAACGCGGCTACGGGGCGGCCGATCTCCCGCACGTGCCGATCCGCCATCGCGATGAACTCGATGCAATCCAGCGTGAGTTGCGCGAGTCTGGCGGCGTCACCGCGCTGATCTACGACCAGACCTGCGCAGCGGAAAAGCGCCGCCGCCGCAAGCGCGGCGCCTTCCCCGACCCGGCCCGGCGGGTATTCATCAACGAGGCCGTGTGCGAAGGCTGCGGCGACTGCGGGGTACAGTCAAACTGCATGTCCATCCTCCCGGTGGAAACGGAATTCGGCCGCAAGCGGGCAATCGATCAATCGTCCTGCAACAAGGACTATTCCTGCCTCAACGGGTTCTGCCCCTCCTTCATCACGGTGGAAGGCGGCAGGCCGCGCAAGGGCCAGGCGCTGGAAACCGACGAAAGCCGCTTCGGCGAGTTGCCGCCGCCGCGGCTACCCACCACTGAAACACCCTTCGGCATCCTGGTTACCGGCGTGGGCGGCACCGGCGTCGTCACGATCGGTGCCCTCATCGGCATGGCAGCGCATCTGGACGGCAAGGGCGTCACCGTGCTCGACATGACCGGCCTCGCGCAGAAGGGCGGCTCGGTATTCAGTCACATCCGCATCGCCGAGCGCCCCGAAGACCTACATGCGGTACGGATCGCCGCCGGCGAAGCCGACGCCGTGATCGGGGGCGACATCATCGTCAGCGCGAGCGTGGAGGCCCTGGGCAAGATGTCCGCCGAGCGCACGCGCGCCGTCGTCAATCTCGCAGAGACGCCGACCTCCGACTTCGCCCGCAACCCCGACTGGCGTTTTCCGCTCGACCAGATGAAGACCGCGATCGGCGAGGCCACCCGGCCGGGCGGCGTGGATTTCATCGACGCCCAGTCCATCGCCACCCGGCTGCTCGGCGACGCCATCGCCACCAATCTTTTCCTGCTGGGCTACGCGTGGCAGAAGGGTCTCGTGCCGGTGCGCCTTGAAGCGTTGATGCAGGCGATCACCCTCAACGGCGTCGCCCTGGCCTTGAACCGCAAGGCTTTTCTGTGGGGGCGTCGCGCCGCACACGACCCCGCCGCGGTGCTCGCGCTGGCGCATCCCGCGCCGCCCGTGCGCCTGCATCCACCGACGCTGGACGAAGTCGTCAGTATCCGGGCGAACTTCCTCAGCGCCTATCAGGACGCCGCCTACGCCGACCGCTACCGCCGCCTGGTGAGTCAGGTGCGGGAACAGGAAGCGCGCGCGGTCTCGCCCGCCAGCACCCGCCTCGCCGAGGCCGTTGCGCGCAACTATTTCAAGTTGCTTGCCTACAAAGACGAGTACGAGGTGGCGCGCCTTTACGTGGATCCGGCCTTCTGGGCCCGGGTCGACGAAACCTTCGAGGGCGATTACGAGGTTCGCTTCCACCTCGCGCCGCCGTTCCTCGCCCGGCTCGATCCGCGCACCGGGCGGATCCCCAAGAAGGCGTTCGGCGCGGCGATGCTGCACGTGTTCCGTTGGCTCGCACGTCTGCGCCGGGTGCGCGGCACCCGCTGGGACATCTTCGGCTACACCGCGGAACGCCGCGCCGAGCGCGCGTTGATCACACAGTACGAAGCGGACGTCGCCGAACTGCTGGCATCCCTTTCCGAACCCCGGCTTGCGCTCGCGGTGGACATCGCCGGCATTCCTGACGCCATCCGCGGCTTCGGCCCCATCAAGGCCCGCAATATGGAGGAAGCCGCGCGGCGGCGTGCCGCGCTCCTCGCCACTTGGCGCGGGGCTGAACGAGATCTGGGGCGCAGCGCCGCGTAA
- a CDS encoding class I SAM-dependent methyltransferase, with product MPLLPVLAALPPELKALIAQAGGAVFAILAARSGVFPAGLWSFVMCQATGAALLAVMLHSARWWVPIHLVFLPALVAARGLGLPPWLYLAVFLVLLAFYWTSFRTQAPLFLTNRRTVAAVAAILPATPLSLLDVGSGTGSLVRPLARLRPDSRFCGVETAPGPWLLGRLLGARLHNLEWLRGDLFALPWGDYDVVYAFLSPAPMPEVWRKACAELRPGALLLSNSFAVPGRKADLAVEIGDARGTVVYGYRIRPREAAN from the coding sequence TTGCCGCTCCTGCCCGTGCTCGCAGCCCTCCCCCCCGAGCTCAAGGCGCTGATCGCCCAGGCGGGCGGCGCCGTGTTCGCCATCCTTGCCGCCCGCAGCGGCGTTTTCCCCGCCGGCCTGTGGTCGTTCGTCATGTGCCAGGCCACGGGTGCCGCGCTGCTCGCGGTCATGCTGCACAGCGCGCGCTGGTGGGTGCCGATTCACCTCGTCTTCCTGCCTGCGCTCGTCGCCGCGCGCGGCCTTGGCCTCCCGCCGTGGCTCTACCTCGCGGTGTTCCTGGTGCTGCTTGCGTTCTACTGGACGAGCTTTCGCACCCAGGCGCCGCTGTTCCTGACCAATCGCCGCACCGTCGCGGCAGTCGCAGCCATCCTGCCGGCCACCCCCTTGAGCCTGCTCGACGTCGGTAGCGGGACGGGATCGCTAGTGCGGCCGCTCGCCCGCCTGCGCCCGGACAGCCGCTTCTGCGGGGTGGAAACGGCGCCCGGCCCATGGCTGCTCGGCCGCCTGCTCGGCGCACGCCTGCACAATCTGGAATGGCTGCGGGGCGACCTTTTCGCCCTCCCATGGGGCGACTACGATGTGGTGTACGCGTTTCTGTCGCCTGCGCCGATGCCCGAGGTGTGGCGCAAAGCGTGCGCCGAGCTGCGCCCCGGTGCGCTGTTGCTGAGCAACAGCTTTGCGGTGCCAGGGCGAAAGGCAGACCTCGCGGTGGAAATCGGCGACGCGCGCGGGACCGTCGTCTATGGCTATCGGATTCGCCCGCGAGAAGCCGCGAATTAG
- a CDS encoding response regulator transcription factor translates to MTKILIVEDHALVREAMAQTLSRLEPGIDCVEAKGADDALAKLEGAADWDLAIIDLMLPDMNGFSLLAVLAKRFPDIPAIVVSAMDDEASVRRAIKGGASGFVSKASSGDTLLQAVRVVLDGGVCTPEAATQSGRRSAAPVSERFGLTAAQTRVLELLAQGKTNREIADLLGLSEGTVKVHMSAIFRALGVSNRAQALVVIARHGARL, encoded by the coding sequence GTGACAAAGATCCTCATCGTTGAAGACCATGCCCTCGTGCGCGAGGCCATGGCGCAAACGCTGTCCCGTCTCGAACCCGGTATCGATTGTGTGGAGGCAAAGGGCGCAGACGATGCGCTGGCCAAGCTGGAGGGCGCGGCCGACTGGGACCTGGCGATCATCGACCTGATGCTGCCGGACATGAACGGGTTTTCGCTGCTGGCGGTACTGGCCAAGCGCTTCCCCGACATCCCGGCCATCGTGGTGTCGGCAATGGATGACGAAGCCTCGGTGCGGCGGGCAATCAAGGGCGGCGCCTCGGGCTTCGTTTCCAAGGCCAGTTCGGGAGATACGCTGCTGCAGGCGGTGCGGGTGGTCCTCGATGGCGGCGTGTGCACGCCTGAGGCCGCGACCCAGTCCGGCCGCCGCAGCGCCGCCCCGGTGTCCGAACGTTTCGGCCTTACCGCCGCGCAGACCCGGGTTCTGGAGTTGCTGGCGCAGGGCAAGACCAACCGGGAGATCGCCGATCTGCTGGGTTTGTCGGAAGGCACGGTCAAGGTGCACATGTCCGCGATCTTCCGCGCGCTTGGCGTCTCCAACCGCGCTCAGGCCCTGGTGGTGATCGCGCGCCACGGCGCGCGTCTGTAG
- a CDS encoding ABC transporter substrate-binding protein, producing MMLRALAPLRWCVVALLVALALPVAAAQRVVIVTSTAEGVHAEAAATLRSLIESAMPSLGVEVRGWENASAASFTDARIVVTVGTQAARVVAHLGIAQPLLHILLPASSFEKLPPPRGSPVSAIYLDQPPERQLALIRLALPDWKRIAILSSPGGDRSMRRLAELARERQMEVREATIAADRDLYTALQQVLGDPAVLVATPDPQVFNSYTVQNVLLTAYRQRSPVVGFSSSYVRAGALFALYSTPAQIATQASDVVFRVVRGEPLPPPRPPRQFEVAINTNVARSLGIPLESGERLTAELQRLEGGTP from the coding sequence ATGATGCTGCGGGCGCTGGCTCCGCTTCGCTGGTGCGTGGTCGCACTGCTCGTCGCATTGGCGCTGCCGGTCGCGGCGGCGCAGCGCGTGGTGATCGTCACGTCGACCGCCGAAGGGGTCCACGCCGAAGCGGCGGCGACGCTGCGCAGCCTGATCGAGTCCGCCATGCCCTCGCTCGGAGTCGAGGTGCGGGGTTGGGAAAACGCCTCCGCGGCAAGCTTCACCGATGCCCGCATCGTGGTCACCGTCGGCACGCAGGCGGCGCGGGTCGTCGCCCACCTCGGCATCGCCCAGCCCCTGCTGCATATCCTGCTGCCGGCCTCCAGCTTCGAGAAACTGCCGCCGCCGCGCGGTTCGCCGGTTTCCGCGATCTACCTGGATCAGCCCCCCGAGCGTCAGCTCGCATTGATCCGCCTCGCGCTGCCCGACTGGAAACGCATCGCCATCCTGAGCAGTCCCGGCGGCGACCGCAGCATGCGGCGGCTCGCGGAACTCGCGCGCGAACGCCAGATGGAGGTGCGAGAGGCCACCATTGCTGCCGACCGCGACCTCTACACGGCGCTCCAGCAGGTGCTGGGCGACCCTGCCGTACTGGTGGCGACGCCCGACCCACAGGTCTTCAACAGCTATACCGTGCAGAACGTGTTGCTCACGGCTTACCGCCAGCGCTCGCCGGTGGTCGGCTTCTCGTCGTCCTATGTGCGCGCGGGCGCGCTGTTCGCGCTCTATTCCACCCCGGCGCAGATCGCCACCCAGGCAAGCGACGTGGTGTTCCGCGTGGTCCGGGGTGAACCGTTGCCACCCCCACGGCCGCCGCGCCAGTTCGAGGTCGCGATAAACACCAACGTTGCACGCTCGCTCGGCATTCCGCTGGAAAGCGGAGAGCGGCTCACGGCCGAACTCCAGCGTCTGGAAGGAGGCACGCCATGA
- a CDS encoding ATP-binding protein, protein MMLRSGVRARVMLAAVLPMLVLALVLTVSFTHSRLADLDAALTARGQAYARQLAAASEYAVFSGNREALQQLASAVLSEEDVVGVSIVDHNGDALARSGILDAQLPPLPVSAVAAPARLVQGPTLRLIEPIRPSRLELDDGFTSISPDSAAQLGGAQLGSVVLELSLKRLNSRRDELLWTSAGSVLLVLVGSLLLASHLSRGVSGPIRIVAETVTRIGQGRLGERVPVIGGGSLRTLAEGVNEMAWRLATSHEEMARKIEEATAELRARKEEAERANLAKSRFLAAASHDLRQPMHALGLFISELAQQSSSHHERRLVQRIAASAEAMENLLDSLLDISKLDAGVLQPNIRTFALEPLLDRLATQMSSAAAEHDLAFKVRPCAAWIESDPVLFERILTNLVSNALRYTPQGRVLVACRRRRNRLRVEVRDSGIGIAPEAQEIIFQEFVQLDNDERARDKGLGLGLAIVRRLASLMGHRLDLRSAPGRGSVFAIEVPLAPPQPTLAAEDGTRAPGDLGGVVIAVVDDDALARSGMEGLLTAWGCEVIAAETPADLLAALSAHRPPQLVISDFSLHGSHNGVDIIAALRQQVGPGLAAVLISGDTGPEAQRLAQDAGVPLLHKPVRPARLRALLHRLLHND, encoded by the coding sequence ATGATGCTGCGTTCCGGAGTGCGTGCGCGGGTGATGCTGGCCGCGGTGCTGCCGATGCTGGTGCTTGCGCTGGTGCTGACCGTCTCCTTCACCCATTCCCGGCTGGCCGATCTCGATGCCGCCCTCACTGCGCGCGGCCAGGCCTATGCACGCCAGCTCGCTGCCGCGAGCGAGTACGCGGTGTTCTCCGGCAACCGCGAAGCGCTGCAGCAACTCGCGAGCGCCGTCCTGTCGGAAGAGGACGTCGTCGGCGTCAGCATCGTGGACCACAACGGCGACGCGCTGGCGCGCAGCGGCATCCTCGACGCCCAGTTGCCGCCGCTGCCGGTCAGCGCGGTGGCCGCGCCCGCCCGCCTGGTCCAGGGACCGACACTGCGCTTGATCGAACCGATCCGCCCCAGCCGACTCGAGCTGGACGATGGTTTCACCTCGATCAGCCCGGATTCGGCCGCCCAGCTCGGCGGTGCGCAGCTCGGCAGCGTGGTACTGGAGCTATCGCTCAAGCGCCTCAACAGCCGCCGCGACGAATTGCTGTGGACCAGCGCGGGCTCGGTGCTGCTGGTACTCGTGGGCAGCCTGCTGCTCGCCAGCCACCTCAGCCGTGGGGTCAGCGGCCCGATCCGCATCGTCGCCGAAACGGTCACCCGCATCGGCCAGGGGCGGCTCGGTGAACGTGTGCCGGTCATCGGCGGCGGCAGCCTGCGCACGCTGGCGGAAGGCGTCAACGAGATGGCCTGGCGGCTCGCGACCTCCCACGAGGAAATGGCGCGCAAGATCGAGGAAGCCACGGCAGAACTGCGTGCCCGCAAGGAAGAGGCGGAGCGCGCCAACCTCGCCAAGTCGCGCTTTCTCGCCGCCGCCAGCCACGATCTGCGCCAGCCGATGCATGCGTTGGGGCTGTTCATCTCGGAACTCGCGCAGCAATCCAGCTCGCACCACGAGCGCCGCCTCGTGCAGCGCATTGCTGCGTCGGCGGAGGCGATGGAGAACTTGCTCGACAGCCTGCTCGACATTTCCAAGCTCGACGCCGGCGTCCTGCAACCCAATATCCGCACGTTCGCGCTCGAGCCGCTGCTCGACCGGCTCGCCACCCAGATGAGTTCCGCAGCGGCCGAACACGACCTCGCCTTCAAGGTCCGTCCCTGCGCGGCCTGGATCGAAAGCGATCCGGTGCTGTTCGAGCGCATCCTCACCAACCTCGTCAGCAACGCGCTGCGCTATACCCCCCAAGGCCGCGTGCTGGTGGCCTGCCGCCGGCGCCGCAACCGGCTGCGGGTGGAAGTCCGCGACAGCGGCATCGGCATTGCACCGGAAGCGCAGGAGATCATCTTCCAGGAGTTCGTCCAGCTCGATAACGACGAACGCGCGCGCGACAAGGGCCTCGGCCTCGGGCTGGCGATCGTCCGCCGGCTGGCCAGCCTGATGGGACACCGTCTCGATCTGCGCTCCGCGCCCGGACGCGGCTCGGTATTCGCGATCGAGGTGCCGCTGGCACCGCCACAGCCGACGCTGGCCGCCGAAGACGGCACGCGCGCGCCGGGCGACCTCGGTGGCGTGGTAATCGCGGTGGTGGACGACGACGCGCTTGCCCGCAGCGGCATGGAAGGGCTGCTTACCGCCTGGGGCTGCGAAGTGATCGCGGCGGAGACGCCAGCCGATCTCCTGGCTGCTCTTTCTGCCCATCGGCCGCCGCAACTGGTGATCAGCGACTTCAGCCTGCACGGCTCGCACAACGGAGTCGACATCATCGCGGCGCTGCGTCAGCAGGTCGGCCCCGGCCTCGCGGCGGTGCTGATCAGCGGGGACACCGGCCCGGAGGCGCAACGGCTCGCGCAGGACGCCGGGGTGCCGCTGCTGCACAAACCGGTACGGCCGGCCCGGCTGCGGGCGCTGCTGCATCGCCTGCTGCATAACGATTGA
- a CDS encoding PhaM family polyhydroxyalkanoate granule multifunctional regulatory protein produces the protein MSHEHSAQDPLEFVRSMWSNMGFSLPGMVTPTLDVDELDKRIADLKAVEGWLKMNLNMLQMTTQGLEIQRAAIAAVKAMSQHAKEGAAEGEGNPFAAAAMWPWNFMNAQAAQAGAQPAAGAAPATAREDAARG, from the coding sequence ATGTCTCATGAGCATTCCGCCCAGGACCCTCTGGAATTCGTGCGCAGCATGTGGAGCAACATGGGGTTCTCGCTGCCGGGCATGGTGACCCCCACGCTTGATGTCGACGAACTCGACAAGCGGATCGCCGACCTGAAGGCGGTCGAGGGCTGGCTCAAGATGAACCTCAACATGCTGCAGATGACCACCCAGGGGCTGGAGATCCAGCGCGCCGCCATTGCGGCCGTGAAGGCAATGAGCCAGCACGCCAAGGAAGGCGCAGCCGAAGGCGAGGGCAACCCGTTCGCCGCGGCGGCGATGTGGCCCTGGAATTTCATGAACGCCCAGGCGGCACAAGCCGGGGCTCAACCGGCCGCAGGCGCCGCGCCGGCCACGGCGCGCGAAGACGCCGCGCGCGGCTGA
- a CDS encoding CaiB/BaiF CoA transferase family protein, translated as MGDSARSKPLAGVRVLDLTRLLPGPLATQHLADYGADVIKVEDTGAGDYARTMGPGNAAGSYFHQLVNRNKRSLRLDLKQAEGRTLMLRLVEHADVLVEGFRPGAMARLGLDYETLAALNPRLVYCSISGYGQQGPYAERAGHDINYIGYAGVLDQIGCRGSAPALPNLQIGDLLGGTMAAAMGILVALVDARSTGRGRHVDVAMTDAVLAHAIFPLAEVLARGTVRDRGDDLLTGGVPCYGVYETADGRHMAVGALEEKFWHLLCDTLGRPDLKPAHLARDAAGERARAELAAVFRTHSQAHWTALFGTVDCCVTPVLRLEEALSDEQVRRAVVEANGLRQFAPPVAMSEFSLGEPGPAPAQGAHSAEILAELGLDSGEIETLRARGVI; from the coding sequence GTGGGTGACAGCGCCCGTTCCAAGCCGCTCGCCGGCGTGCGTGTGCTCGACCTCACACGCCTGCTGCCCGGGCCGCTCGCCACCCAGCATCTGGCCGACTACGGCGCCGACGTCATCAAGGTGGAGGACACCGGGGCCGGCGACTACGCCCGCACGATGGGGCCGGGCAACGCAGCGGGCAGCTACTTCCATCAACTCGTGAATCGCAACAAGCGCAGCCTGCGGCTGGACCTGAAGCAGGCCGAAGGGCGGACGCTGATGCTGCGTCTGGTCGAGCACGCCGACGTGCTGGTGGAGGGGTTCCGGCCGGGCGCGATGGCGCGTCTCGGGCTCGACTACGAAACCCTGGCCGCGCTGAATCCGCGCCTCGTCTATTGCAGCATCAGCGGCTATGGCCAGCAGGGGCCGTACGCGGAGCGGGCCGGGCACGACATCAACTACATCGGCTACGCGGGGGTACTCGATCAGATCGGCTGTCGTGGCAGCGCGCCGGCGCTGCCCAACCTGCAGATCGGCGACCTGTTGGGCGGCACGATGGCCGCCGCGATGGGGATCCTGGTGGCACTGGTCGACGCCCGCAGCACCGGGCGGGGCCGCCACGTCGACGTGGCAATGACCGATGCGGTGCTCGCGCATGCGATCTTTCCGCTCGCCGAGGTGCTCGCCCGCGGCACCGTGCGGGATCGCGGGGATGACCTGCTGACCGGTGGGGTGCCGTGTTACGGCGTTTATGAGACCGCGGATGGCCGCCACATGGCGGTGGGCGCGCTGGAGGAGAAGTTCTGGCACCTGTTGTGCGACACGCTGGGCCGGCCAGATCTCAAACCCGCGCATCTCGCGCGGGATGCTGCCGGCGAGCGCGCCCGCGCCGAGCTTGCCGCGGTCTTCCGCACCCATTCGCAGGCCCACTGGACGGCTCTGTTCGGCACGGTGGACTGCTGCGTCACCCCGGTATTGCGGCTTGAAGAGGCCTTGTCGGACGAGCAGGTCCGGCGCGCCGTGGTCGAGGCCAACGGGCTGCGCCAGTTCGCGCCGCCGGTGGCCATGTCGGAGTTTTCACTCGGCGAGCCCGGTCCGGCACCGGCGCAGGGCGCGCACAGCGCAGAGATCCTGGCCGAACTCGGGCTGGATAGCGGGGAAATCGAAACCTTGCGGGCGCGCGGTGTGATCTGA